In Excalfactoria chinensis isolate bCotChi1 chromosome 5, bCotChi1.hap2, whole genome shotgun sequence, a single genomic region encodes these proteins:
- the LOC140253226 gene encoding retinol dehydrogenase 12-like, producing MEPAAAMLSCWGAVLGAAVSVPLLLLAAAPYVRRYVAGGRCGSAARLDGKVAVITGANTGIGKETARELARRGARVIVACRDIAKAEAAAREIRAETDNQEVIVKKLDLADTRSIREFANSFLAEEKELHILINNAGVMLCPYSKTADGFEMHLGVNHLGHFLLTFLLLERLKQSAPSRIVNVSSLAHHGGRIRFHDLNGEKSYNRGLAYCHSKLANVLFTRELARRLQGTKVTANALHPGSVHSELVRHSFVMTWLWRIFSFFLKTPWEGAQTSVYCAVAEELESVTGQYFSDCRPAYVSPWGRDDETAKKLWNVSCELLGIQWD from the exons ATGGAGCCGGCGGCGGcgatgctgagctgctggggcgCGGTGCTGGGCGCCGCCGTGTCCGtgcccctcctgctgctggcgGCAGCGCCCTACGTCAG GCGGTACGTGGCCGGAGGGCGCTGCGGGTCCGCTGCCAGGCTGGACGGGAAGGTGGCGGTGATCACGGGCGCCAACACCGGCATCGGCAAAGAGACCGCCAGGGAGCTCGCCCGGAGAG GTGCGAGAGTGATTGTTGCCTGCAGAGACATAGCAAAGGCAGAAGCTGCAGCGCGTGAAATCCGAGCTGAGACGGACAATCAGGAAGTCATTGTGAAAAAGCTGGATCTGGCTGATACCAGGTCCATCCGAGAGTTTGCTAACAGCTTTCTAGCAG aagagaaggaactCCATATCCTCATTAATAATGCTGGGGTAATGTTATGCCCTTACTCCAAGACAGCCGATGGCTTTGAGATGCACCTAGGAGTCAATCATCTCG GtcattttcttttaaccttCTTATTACTGGAGCGTCTGAAGCAGTCTGCACCATCCCGCATTGTGAACGTGTCCTCACTGGCTCATCATGGAGGCCGAATCCGCTTCCACGACCTCAATGGTGAGAAGAGCTACAATCGTGGCCTCGCCTACTGTCACAGCAAGTTGGCCAATGTCCTTTTCACCCGAGAGCTGGCAAGGCGGCTGCAAG GCACTAAAGTCACAGCAAACGCTCTCCATCCTGGCTCTGTCCATTCTGAGCTGGTCCGGCACTCATTTGTAATGACGTGGCTGTGGAGGATATTCTCATTCTTCTTGAAGACTCCATGGGAAGGAGCTCAGACCAGTGTGTACTGTGCAGTAGCAGAGGAGCTAGAATCCGTGACAGGACAATATTTCAG CGATTGCCGGCCAGCATACGTGTCTCCATGGGGTCGGGATGATGAGACAGCAAAGAAGCTCTGGAATGTGAGCTGTGAGCTACTCGGCATCCAGTGGGACTGA
- the VTI1B gene encoding vesicle transport through interaction with t-SNAREs homolog 1B, producing MAVRGPASSEHLERLHEIFRGLHGELRAVPERLRGGAAEEKKKLIREFDEKQREANETLREMEEELKYAPLPFRNQMMSKIRAYRRDLSMFQREMRSTDLGLGPGSQGDIKYGIFSTENEQSTNLQSQRVLLLQGTDSLNRASQSIERSHRIAAETDQIGTDIIEELGEQREQLERTKSRLVNTSENLSKSRKILRSMSRRIATNKLLLLIIIILELAILGGVVYYKFFRSR from the exons ATGGCGGTTCGCGGCCCCGCGTCCTCGGAGCACCTGGAGCGGCTGCACGAGATCTTCCGCGGGCTGCACGGGGAGCTGCGGGCCGTGCCGGagcggctgcggggcggcgcggcgg aggagaagaaaaagctgattCGGGAGTTTGATGAGAAGCAGCGTGAAGCAAATGAAACG CTCCGGGAAATGGAAGAAGAACTGAAGTATGCTCCTCTACCATTCCGCAATCAAATGATGAGCAAAATCCGGGCATACAGAAGGGACCTCTCCATGTTCCAGAGGGAGATGAGAAGCACAGATTTGGGATTGGGCCCTGGAAGTCAAGGGGACATAAAATACGGAAtcttttccacagaaaatgaacagagt ACTAATCTGCAGTCACAGAGGGTGCTGCTTCTCCAAGGAACAGACAGTTTGAACCGAGCCAGTCAGAGCATTGAGCGCTCACACCGGATTGCTGCCGAAACAGATCAGATTGGCACTGATATCATTGAAGAACTTGGGGAGCAGCGAGAACAACTGGAACGCACCAAGAGCAGA tTGGTGAATACAAGTGAAAACTTAAGCAAGAGTCGTAAGATTCTGCGTTCCATGTCCAGGAG AATAGCCACTAATAAGTTGTTGCTGTTGATCATCATCATCCTGGAACTAGCCATCCTAGGAGGTGTGGTCTACTACAAGTTCTTTCGCAGTAGATGA